The Thermomonospora amylolytica sequence AGTCCGGGACGGACCTGGCCGCCCGCAGGAAGAAGGCGATGCAGTGGTCCTAGACGGCCGCTAGGGCGATCCGGCGGGACGGTCGACCATCGCCTCGACCTCCCGCCGGACCACCTTGCCGGTGGCGTTGCGCGGCAGCGGCCCGGTGGTGATCCGCCACCGCGACGGCACCTTGAAGTACGCCAGCCGCTCGCGGGCGAACGCTTCGAGCGCCTGCGCCGAGAGCGGCTCGTTCGCGACCACCACCGCCATGACCTCCTGCCCCAGGTCCGGATGCGGCACCCCGAGCACCGCGCACTCGCGCACCCCGGGGAACTCGGCCAGCACGCCCTCCACCTCGGCCGGGTAGACGTTCTCCCCGCCGCGCAGGATCAGGTCCGACCGCCGTGTCGTCAGCCGCAGCCGCCCCTGCTCGATCACCCCGATGTCGCCGGTGCGCAGCCAGCGGTCGGCGTCCAGGGCGCGGGCGGTGGCCTCCTCGTCCCGCCAGTAGCCCAGCATGTTGTAGGCGCTGCGGGCGCACACCTCGCCCTCCACCCCCTCGGGCAGCGCGCCGCCCTCCGGGTCGCGGATCTGCACCTGGACGCCGATGACCGGGCGGCCCAGCGTGCCCGGCGACTCCGCCAGGTCCAGCGGGGAGGCCACCGTCACCGCCGTGCACGTCTCGGTCAGCCCGTAGCTGTCGACCAGCGCGTCGCGGGCGGGCGGGAACGCCCTGCGCAGCCTGTCCTTGAACGCCGGTGAGGACGGCGCCGAGGCCAGCGCGAACGCGGTCAGCGACGACAGGTCGTACCCGGACAGGTCGCCGTGCTCCAGGATCCGGTGCGCCATCGTCGGCACCGCGCCCCAGTTGGTGACCCGTTCCTTTTCGATCAGGCTCAGCACCCGGTCCACGTCGAATGCGCCCTCGTGCATGACCACGGCGCTGCCGCTGGCCAGCCGGGGGATCGCCAGGTTGTGCAGGCTCGCGATGTGGAACAGCGGCAGCGCCAGCAGGTAGCGCCGGTCCCTGGGATCGGTGGGGTCGCCGAACGCCTGCACCAGGGCGTCGTTCATCTCGTGGTACATGATCACCGAGGTCAGGTTGCGGTGGGAGTGCACCGCCCCCTTGGGACGGCCCGACGTGCCGCTGGTGTAGAGGATCACCGCCGGGTCGTCCTCGGCGACGGGAGGCGGTGACAGCTCGGCGTCCGGGTACCGCCGCACCAGCTCCGACAGGTCGTCCTCGATGACGATCAGCCGCATCCCGTCGCGCGGCGGCGTCCGCCCGGCCCGTTTGCGGTCGGCGACCACCACGACGGGCTCGGTGTGCCCGAGGGCGTACTCGATCTCCTGCGGCGCCCACCAGGCGTTGTAGCCCACCGGGATCGCCCCGGCCGCGACCGCCGCCCAGAACGCCACGATCCAGCCCGGACAGTTGGCCGCGTTGATCGCCACTCGGTCGCCCGGCCGCACCCCGTAGTCCGAGGTCAGCGCCCGAGCCAGGGAGGCGACCCGCGCGGCGTGCTCGGCGAAGCTCAGCCGTTCCCGGGCGGTGACCACATAGTCGCGGTCGCCGAACTCCGCCGAACGGACCAGCACCTCGCCCAGGCTGCGGGAGCGCCTGACGAACACCGGCAGCCGGGTGCCGAGCACCTCCTCCTCGCGCAGTTCGAACCGGCCGCCGGGACCGGTCAACCCCTGCAGGAAGCCCATCGCCGTGGTGGCCATCCCGTCCTCCTCCACGCGCCTCACCCCGTCCCGCCTGCGCGCACACTCTCGCCACCGCGGCGGCCCCGCCCGGCCCGATCCCGGTGAGCGGGATCACGCACCGGAACGCCCGAGGCGGCCCCGCACGATGACCGCCGTGGGATTCCTCAAGGACAAGGTCGCGATCGTGACCGGAGCCGGGCAGGGCGTCGGCCGGGGCATCGCGCTGGCGCTCGCCTCCGAAGGCGCGGCCGTCGCCGTGGTCGGCCGCACCCCCGGCAAGCTGGACGACACCTGTGCGCTGATCCGCGAGCGCGGCGCGCGGGCCGAACCGTTCCCCTGCGACGTGGCCGACACCGAGGCGGTCCCCGGGCTGGTCGAGGCGGTCGCCGAGCGGTTCGGCGGCGTCGACGTGCTGGTCAACAACGCCTACTCGGGGGCGTTCGGGCCGCTGCTGTCGATGAGCGACCGGGCGTTCGAGAAGGGGTTCCGCACCGGGCCGTTCGCGGCGTTCGCGTTCATGAAGGCATGCCACCCGCACATGAAGGCGCGCGGCGGCGGCCACATCGTCAACCTGGTCACCTCCGCGATGGTCCGCTGGGACCCGTCCACCTACGGCGCGTACGCCGCCGCCAAGCAGGCGTTGCGCTCGCTGACCCGCACCGCGGCGGCCGAGTGGGGACCCGACGGCATCCGCGCCGTCGCCATCGCCCCGCACGCGCTGTCCCCGGGGCTGCAGTGGTGGGTGGACAACAACCCGGAGGAGGCCGAGGAGTTCCGCAGGACGATCCCGCTCGGCTACATCGGCGACTGCGAGCAGGACATCGGCCGCGCCGTCGTCGCCCTGCTGAGCCCGGACATGCGCTACCTGACCGGCGCCACGATCCCCCTGGACGGCGGCCAGGCCCACTTCGGCTGACCCGTTCGTCCGGGGACGGCCCCTGACCGCTCCCGGTCAGCGGGATGACCAGGAACGTCGCCGATCCCCGCTGGTTACCGTCGAGCCGCCACCCGATGGGAGGACCCGTGAGCGACCCCGTCCCCGACGTGCTCGCCCCCGCGAAGCTGGGGCCGGTGACCCTGCGGAACCGGATCATCAAGGCCGCCACCTACGAGGGGCTGAGCCGCGACGGGCTGGTCACCGACGAGCTGATCGGCTTCCACGTCCGGCACGCGGCCGGCGGGGTCGGCATGACCACGGTGGCGTACTGCGCGGTCTCCCCGGACGGGCGCACCGACCGCAGGCAGATCCAGTGGACCGACCGGGCGCTGCCGGGCCTGCGCAGGCTCACCGACGCCGTGCACCACGAGGGCGCCGCGGTCTCGGCGCAGATCGGGCACGCCGGTCCGGTCGCCGACCCCAGGTCCAACCGGGTGCCCGCGATCGGCCCGGCCCGGCGCTTCAACCCGCTCGGCGGCGGCTTCACCAGGGCCGCGACCAAGGCCGACCTGGAACGGGTGGTGCGCGCCCACGGGCATGCGGCGGCGATGGCGATCGAGGCCGGGTTCGACGCCGTCGAGGTGCACCTGGGCCACAACTACCTGGCCAGCGCGTTCCTCAGCCCCCGGCTCAACCGCCGCACGGACGAGTACGGCGGCCCGCTGGAGAACCGCGCCCGGCTCGCCCGCGACATCGCCCGCGCCGTCCGCGACGCCGCCGGGGACCGGATCGCCGTGATCGCCAAGCTCAACATGGACGACGGCGTGCCCGGCGGGTTCGGGCTGGACGAGGCGGTCCGGGTCGCACAGTGGATCGAGCGGGACGGGTCGGTGGACGCGCTGGAGCTGACCGCGGGCAGTTCGCTGCTCAACCCGATGTACCTGTTCCGGGGCGAGGCGCCGCTGCGGGAGTTCGCCGCGGTCATGCCGCCGCCGATCCGGCTGGGCGTGCGGCTGGTCGGCGGCCGGTTCCTGCGCGGCTACCCCTACGAGGACGGCTACCTGCTCCCGCAGGCCCGGCAGGTCCGGGCGGCGGTCTCGATGCCGCTGATCGCGCTCGGCGGGATCACGAACAGGCGGGTGATGGACCGGGCCATGCGGGACGGCTTCCAGTTCGTGGCGATGGCGCGGGCGCTGCTGCGCGAGCCGGACCTGATCAACCGGATCAAGGAGGACGCGGACACCGGATCCCTGTGCATCCACTGCAACAAGTGCATGCCCACGATCTACCGCGGCACCCGCTGCGTCCTGGCCGAGCAACCCGCCTGAGGGCGAGCGCCGTGCACACGATCGCGGACCTGCTGCTGGCCCGGCTGGGCGACCACCGGCCCGGCCTGCGCAGCCGGGAACGGACCTGGACCTGGGACGAGGTCGTCCGCGACAGCGCGGCCCGCGCGTCGCTGGTGCGCGGGCTGCGCCGCGACGGGCCGTTCCACATCGGGGTGCTGCTGGACAACGTGCCCGAGTACGTCCTGTGGCTGGGCGGCGCGGCGCTGGCCGGGGCGACCGTCGTCGGCATCAACCCCACCCGCCGCGGCGCCCAGCTCGAACGGGAGGTCCGGCACACCGACCCGCAACTGGTGGTCACCGACCGGGCCGGGCTGGAACTGCTGGACGGGCTGGACATCGGGGTGCCGCGCGACCGGTTCCTGCTGGTGGACTCCGCGGGCTACGCCGTTCCCGCCGCCGAGCCGGAACACGACCCGTCGATCACCCCCGCCACGCAGATGCTGCTGCTGTTCACCTCGGGCACGACCGGAAGGTCCAAGGCCGCCCGCTGCTCGCAGGGACGGCTCGCCGGGCTCGGGCACGCCAACAGCGCCAAGTACGACGTGACCCGCGACGAC is a genomic window containing:
- a CDS encoding NADH:flavin oxidoreductase, translating into MSDPVPDVLAPAKLGPVTLRNRIIKAATYEGLSRDGLVTDELIGFHVRHAAGGVGMTTVAYCAVSPDGRTDRRQIQWTDRALPGLRRLTDAVHHEGAAVSAQIGHAGPVADPRSNRVPAIGPARRFNPLGGGFTRAATKADLERVVRAHGHAAAMAIEAGFDAVEVHLGHNYLASAFLSPRLNRRTDEYGGPLENRARLARDIARAVRDAAGDRIAVIAKLNMDDGVPGGFGLDEAVRVAQWIERDGSVDALELTAGSSLLNPMYLFRGEAPLREFAAVMPPPIRLGVRLVGGRFLRGYPYEDGYLLPQARQVRAAVSMPLIALGGITNRRVMDRAMRDGFQFVAMARALLREPDLINRIKEDADTGSLCIHCNKCMPTIYRGTRCVLAEQPA
- a CDS encoding SDR family NAD(P)-dependent oxidoreductase produces the protein MTAVGFLKDKVAIVTGAGQGVGRGIALALASEGAAVAVVGRTPGKLDDTCALIRERGARAEPFPCDVADTEAVPGLVEAVAERFGGVDVLVNNAYSGAFGPLLSMSDRAFEKGFRTGPFAAFAFMKACHPHMKARGGGHIVNLVTSAMVRWDPSTYGAYAAAKQALRSLTRTAAAEWGPDGIRAVAIAPHALSPGLQWWVDNNPEEAEEFRRTIPLGYIGDCEQDIGRAVVALLSPDMRYLTGATIPLDGGQAHFG
- a CDS encoding class I adenylate-forming enzyme family protein, whose protein sequence is MATTAMGFLQGLTGPGGRFELREEEVLGTRLPVFVRRSRSLGEVLVRSAEFGDRDYVVTARERLSFAEHAARVASLARALTSDYGVRPGDRVAINAANCPGWIVAFWAAVAAGAIPVGYNAWWAPQEIEYALGHTEPVVVVADRKRAGRTPPRDGMRLIVIEDDLSELVRRYPDAELSPPPVAEDDPAVILYTSGTSGRPKGAVHSHRNLTSVIMYHEMNDALVQAFGDPTDPRDRRYLLALPLFHIASLHNLAIPRLASGSAVVMHEGAFDVDRVLSLIEKERVTNWGAVPTMAHRILEHGDLSGYDLSSLTAFALASAPSSPAFKDRLRRAFPPARDALVDSYGLTETCTAVTVASPLDLAESPGTLGRPVIGVQVQIRDPEGGALPEGVEGEVCARSAYNMLGYWRDEEATARALDADRWLRTGDIGVIEQGRLRLTTRRSDLILRGGENVYPAEVEGVLAEFPGVRECAVLGVPHPDLGQEVMAVVVANEPLSAQALEAFARERLAYFKVPSRWRITTGPLPRNATGKVVRREVEAMVDRPAGSP